Proteins encoded by one window of Candidatus Sumerlaea chitinivorans:
- a CDS encoding Flagellar synthesis regulator FleN: MIRKFSIKQVVEKTGLEESEIRFYENAFREFLTFSEMELGKNEFTEDHIAILTRIKELIYKRGFTIEEVKRELKSSIQEIRAKHPLPIKGSNYARVIAITSGKGGVGKTSVVVNLAITIAQTGRKVAIFDADLGLANVHILMGVKPRFNLVHLIQNDFPLEEIITRGPLGIQIISGGQGIRELANLTDEQRRVLLRQLDKLEQEVDVLLVDTGAGISENVLRFATFADEVIAVTTPNIAANADCFSIIKILLEMEPNSKIGLITNMVSDRYEAKNVFNKIQAATRKVLNYELNDLGYLVNSEQMRVATEQRVPVVFAYPHAEITRNFRDIVDTIFNTRVFVNERKESSFADLMGALKRNMAGNTSRAFAV, from the coding sequence ATGATACGCAAATTCTCTATTAAACAGGTCGTCGAAAAGACCGGGCTCGAAGAAAGCGAAATCCGCTTCTACGAAAATGCCTTTCGCGAATTCCTCACCTTCAGTGAAATGGAGCTCGGGAAAAACGAGTTTACCGAAGACCACATCGCCATTCTGACGCGCATCAAGGAGCTTATCTATAAGCGCGGTTTTACGATCGAGGAGGTAAAGCGGGAGCTCAAGTCGTCCATCCAAGAAATCCGTGCCAAACATCCCCTTCCCATAAAAGGCAGCAATTATGCCCGTGTCATTGCAATCACCAGCGGCAAGGGCGGTGTGGGAAAGACGAGTGTGGTGGTCAATCTCGCCATCACCATCGCACAGACCGGCCGAAAGGTCGCCATTTTCGATGCTGATCTCGGATTGGCAAATGTGCATATCCTGATGGGGGTAAAACCGCGGTTCAACTTGGTGCATCTCATCCAGAACGATTTCCCACTGGAGGAAATCATTACCCGCGGGCCTCTTGGGATTCAGATCATCAGCGGCGGGCAGGGCATCCGAGAACTGGCAAATCTCACAGACGAACAACGGCGGGTCCTGCTGCGCCAACTCGATAAACTTGAGCAGGAAGTGGATGTGCTACTGGTGGACACGGGGGCGGGCATCAGCGAGAACGTTCTTCGGTTTGCGACGTTTGCGGACGAAGTGATCGCCGTGACGACCCCCAACATCGCCGCAAATGCGGACTGTTTCTCCATCATTAAGATTCTGCTGGAAATGGAGCCCAACTCAAAAATAGGGCTCATCACCAACATGGTAAGCGACCGCTACGAGGCGAAGAACGTTTTCAACAAGATTCAGGCAGCAACTCGCAAAGTCCTGAACTACGAGCTGAACGACCTTGGCTATCTCGTGAATAGTGAGCAAATGCGGGTCGCCACGGAACAACGGGTCCCCGTGGTGTTTGCCTACCCGCACGCTGAAATCACTCGCAATTTCCGCGATATTGTGGACACGATTTTCAATACACGTGTGTTTGTGAACGAACGTAAAGAATCGAGTTTTGCGGATCTGATGGGAGCGCTTAAGCGCAACATGGCGGGGAACACATCGCGCGCCTTCGCAGTGTGA